A DNA window from Aythya fuligula isolate bAytFul2 chromosome 4, bAytFul2.pri, whole genome shotgun sequence contains the following coding sequences:
- the MAVS gene encoding mitochondrial antiviral-signaling protein has product MGFAEDKVYNHILRNMAKFKNIHVASLVDSLGCLTEADRDELHTRQEMRGSNATAYKFYQRVKCCRGWVTDLINALHQNNAGHLAEELQQVYDLYRIPSPRASAPPAAPNPAAASFPPDARPAVSVSAQLPFLGPKPAADAPLADPPHCTSSTGGSAATSASPAASRDVPSTDLDARAPVQEKPLEKTSPQPPPPPLATTYSGASDGRSAAGPLSCPTEAEGVAAGPPGGLLLWAAPPEQGREWLSQRSPVCVADGCFGNSKHLHRAAPGSGLGTSVPLRDPLSARGAGQPRNEPQEDVYISAELSAELAEPPGSQGRQEKEAELGAEHGEAPSSLVDVRSPLLIQKQFDAEQKLAGMLREHEGGDTRVETTAPRDASPSRDISWKLPVPEQTLPAGKAASSTPPVPAEEKVLPASAAPLQGSAVGGSFVSPPGRTSCRGSSATSIWGSPNGPEEDVELSKPGVLLSLPGESPRVASEATDHLGLSSDPLLMSSDSSDPGETHEGSALGRCSPVPGREEAGETRSCSPLSWRTEEIRVEHSPSVLLKASNELQDGAGGVGSLPDSHSRGGRSVPSSGDSPGFSLPYLVPAVGIALISAVAFLVYARLQK; this is encoded by the exons ATGGGCTTCGCGGAGGACAAGGTGTACAACCACATCCTGAGGAACATGGCCAAGTTCAAGAACATCCACGTGGCGTCGCTGGTCGATTCCCTCGGCTGCCTCACCGAAGCGGACAGG GATGAACTTCATACCCGGCAGGAGATGCGGGGCAGCAATGCGACCGCCTACAAATTCTATCAGCGCGTGAAGTGCTGCCGGGGCTGGGTGACCGACCTGATCAACGCCCTGCACCAGAACAACGCGGGGCACCTGGCcgaagagctgcagcaggtctACGACCTCTACCGAATCC CTTCTCCAAGAGCCTCAGCTCCGCCAGCTGCTCcaaatcctgctgctgcctccttccctcccgaTGCCCGGCCTGCTGTCTCCGTCAGTGCCCAGCTGCCATTTTTGGGGCCAAAACCCGCTGCGGACGCCCCGCTGGCCGATCCTCCCCACTGCACCTCGTCCACTGGGGGCTCTGCCGCCACCAGTGCGAGCCCAGCTGCAAGCAGGGACGTTCCCAGCACCGACCTGGACGCCAGGGCCCCTGTGCAGGAAAAG CCCCTGGAAAAAACGAGCCCGCAgcctccaccaccacctctggCCACAACCTACAGTGGAGCGAGCGATGGGCgcagcgctgcggggccgcTCTCGTGCCCGACGGAGGCTGagggggtggcagcggggcccCCCGGGGGGCTTCTTCTGTGGGCTGCGCCCCCCGAGCAGGGCCGGGAGTGGCTGAGCCAGCGATCCCCGGTGTGCGTGGCCGACGGCTGCTTCGGGAACTCCAAACACCTGCACCGTGCGGCgccgggctcggggctgggcACATCCGTCCCGCTCAGGGACCCGCTCAGCGCTCGCGGCGCGGGGCAGCCCAGAAACGAGCCCCAGGAAGACGTTTACATCTCCGCCGAGCTCTCCGCGGAGTTGGCAGAGCCCCCGGGATCgcaggggaggcaggagaaggaggctGAGCTCGGCGCTGAGCACGGAGAGGCTCCCAGCAGCCTGGTGGATGTGCGCAGCCCCCTCCTCATCCAGAAGCAGTTCGATGCAGAGCAGAAGCTGGCCGGGATGCTGCGAGAACACGAAGGTGGAG ACACTCGGGTGGAAACCACCGCCCCCAGAGACGCTTCCCCATCCCGTGACATCTCCTGGAAGCTTCCTGTGCCAGAGCAAACGCTGCCTGCAGggaaggcagccagcagcacccccccTGTGCCAGCAGAGGAGAAA GTGCTCCCGGCCTCGGCGGCccctctgcagggctcagcagtgGGGGGAAGCTTCGTGAGCCCACCTGGGAGGACGTCCTGCCGGGGGAGCTCCGCCACAAGCATCTGGGGCTCTCCCAACGGCCCGGAGGAGGACGTGGAGCTCAGCAAGCCGGGCGTCCTCCTCTCGCTGCCGGGGGAAAGCCCGCGGGTGGCTTCCGAGGCCACCGATCACCTCGGTTTGAGCAGCGACCCGCTCCTGATGAGCTCAGACAGCTCAGATCCCGGAGAAACGCACGAGGGATCCGCTTTGGGACGTTGTTCCCCGGttcctggaagagaagaagcGGGGGAAACGCGCTCCTGTTCGCCTCTCAGCTGGAGAACCGAGGAGATCCGCGTGGAGCACAGCCCCAGCGTGCTGCTGAAGGCGAGCAACGAGCTCCAGGACGGAGCTGGCGGCGTGGGCAGCCTCCCAGATTCTCACTCGAGGGGTGGCCGCAGTGTCcccagctctggggacagccccgggTTTTCCTTGCCCTACCTCGTCCCGGCCGTGGGCATCGCGCTCATCTCCGCCGTGGCCTTCCTGGTGTACGCCCGGCTGCAAAAatag
- the PANK2 gene encoding pantothenate kinase 2, mitochondrial, with the protein MEPLRNGGGAEDKARRRGADAGPPRRWSGGGGGGAAGADSSAAAGPSGRQRRDSVRKNRPLFPWFGLDIGGTLVKLVYFEPKDITAEEEKEEVENLKSIRKYLTSNVAYGSTGIRDVHLELKDLTLCGRKGNLHFIRFPTHDMPAFIQMGSEKHFSSLHTTLCATGGGAYKFEQDFRTMGDLQLRKLDELDCLIKGVLYIDSVGFNGHSECYYFENPTDAERCQKLPFTLENPYPLLLVNIGSGVSILAVYSKENYKRVTGTSLGGGTFFGLCCLLTGCSTFEEALEMASHGDSTKVDKLVRDIYGGDYERFGLPGWAVASSFGNMMSKEKRESVSKEDLAKATLITITNNIGSIARMCALNENINRVVFVGNFLRINTISMRLLAYALDYWSKGQLKALFLEHEGYFGAVGALLELLDSA; encoded by the exons ATGGAGCCGCTGCGCAACGGCGGCGGGGCGGAGGACAAGGCCCGGAGGCGGGGAGCGGACGCCGGGCCCCCGAGGCGGTGGAGcggaggtggaggtggaggcGCGGCGGGCGCTGACAGctcggcggcggccgggccTAGCGGGAGGCAGCGGCGGGACTCGGTCCGCAAGAACCGGCCGC TCTTCCCTTGGTTTGGCCTGGACATCGGAGGCACCTTGGTGAAACTGGTGTATTTTGAACCCAAGGACATCACCGCcgaagaggagaaggaagaagtggAAAACCTCAAAAGCATCCGAAAGTACCTGACCTCCAACGTAGCCTACGGCTCCACAGGCATTCGGGATGTGCACCTAGAGCTAAAGGACCTTACCCTGTGTGGACGCAAAGGCAATCTGCACTTTATACGCTTTCCTACTCATGACATGCCTGCTTTTATTCAAATGGGAAGCGAAAAGCACTTCTCGAGCCTCCATACTACCTTATGTGCCACGGGAGGTGGAGCGTACAAATTTGAGCAGGACTTTCGCACA ATGGGTGACCTTCAGCTGCGGAAGCTCGACGAGCTCGACTGCCTTATCAAAGGAGTGCTCTACATCGACTCGGTCGGCTTCAACGGCCACTCGGAGTGCTACTACTTCGAAAACCCCACGGACGCCGAGCGGTGCCAGAAGCTGCCGTTCACCTTGGAGAACCCCTACCCGCTCCTCCTGGTGAACATCGGCTCGGGGGTCAGCATTTTGGCCGTCTACTCGAAAGAGAACTACAAACGGGTAACGGGCACCAG CCTCGGAGGGGGAACCTTTTTCGGTCTCTGCTGCCTTCTCACCGGTTGCTCCACCTTCGAAGAAGCCCTGGAGATGGCGTCCCACGGGGACAGCACCAAAGTGGACAAATTGGTGCGGGACATCTACGGCGGAGACTACGAGCGCTTTGGACTGCCGGGCTGGGCCGTGGCGTCCAG ttttgGGAACATGATGAGCAAGGAGAAGCGGGAGTCTGTCAGCAAGGAGGACCTCGCGAAGGCCACCCTGATAACCATCACCAACAACATCGGCTCCATCGCGCGGATGTGCGCCCTCAACGAG AACATCAACCGAGTGGTTTTTGTCGGCAATTTCCTGCGGATCAATACGATCTCCATGAGGCTGCTGGCGTACGCCTTGGACTACTGGTCGAAGGGACAGCTGAAAGCTCTCTTCTTGGAACACGAG GGTTATTTTGGTGCCGTCGGTGCTCTTCTGGAACTCCTGGATTCAGCCTga